From Sander lucioperca isolate FBNREF2018 chromosome 14, SLUC_FBN_1.2, whole genome shotgun sequence, the proteins below share one genomic window:
- the LOC116062888 gene encoding Golgi phosphoprotein 3-like, whose amino-acid sequence MASTVTQRTSGLVQRRTEAIRSAAVDRESGGEEDEARREEEEDDDKGDSKETRLTLMEEVLLLGLKDREGYTSFWNDCISSGLRGCMLVELALRGRLQLEACGVRRKSLLSRKVICKSDAPTGDVLLDEALKHIKETQPPETVQSWIELLSGETWNPLKLHYQLRNVRERLAKNLVEKGVLTTEKQNFLLFDMTTHPLTNSTIKQRLVKKVQESVLEKWVNDPHRMDKRVLALILLAHSSDVLENAFAPLQDDQYDLGMKRVHTLLELEPEKESTKPNVNELMWAVVAAFTK is encoded by the exons ATGGCCTCGACTGTCACGCAGAGAACCTCGGGCCTCGTCCAGCGGAGGACCGAGGCCATTCGCAGCGCCGCCGTCGACAGGGAGTCCGGCGGAGAGGAGGACGAGGCGCGccgcgaggaggaggaggacgacgaCAAGGGGGACTCGAAGGAAACCAGGCTCACATTGATGGAGGAGGTGTTGCTCTTGGGCCTCAAGGATCGAGAG GGCTACACGTCTTTCTGGAACGACTGCATCTCCTCCGGTCTTCGCGGGTGTATGCTGGTCGAGCTGGCCCTCAGAGGGAGATTACAGCTGGAGGCCTGCGGTGTGAGGAGGAAAAGCCTGCTCTCGAGGAAG GTGATCTGCAAGTCAGATGCCCCAACAGGAGATGTGCTACTGGACGAGGCCTTAAAGCACATTAAAGAAACCCAGCCTCCAGAGACTGTCCAGAGCTGGATAGAGCTGCTGAGTG GAGAAACCTGGAATCCCCTGAAGCTGCACTACCAGCTGAGAAATGTTAGAGAACGTCTGGCAAAAAACCTGGTAGAGAAAGGTGTCCTCaccacagagaaacagaacTTCTTGCTTTTTGACATGACCACACATCCGCTCACAAACAGCACCATAAAACAG CGCCTTGTTAAGAAGGTCCAGGAGTCCGTTTTGGAGAAGTGGGTCAACGATCCCCACCGCATGGACAAGCGAGTGCTGGCCCTGATCCTTCTGGCCCACTCATCCGACGTTCTTGAGAATGCCTTCGCCCCACTCCAAGACGACCAGTACGACCTGGGCATGAAGAGAGTCCACACTCTGCTGGAGCTGGAGCCGGAGAAAGAGAGCACAAAGCCCAACGTCAACGAACTTATGTGGGCTGTTGTGGCTGCATTTACTAAATGA
- the pstpip2 gene encoding proline-serine-threonine phosphatase-interacting protein 2 has product MKNLHFKDFFWNSDLTCTGGYDAIIQYLNDGKRTCKEVEDFMKARASIEEKYAKDLLGLSKKVCGHNEMNSLKRSLDMFKLQTEHVSLSHLQMAQSMREEAKKLEEFKEKQKEARKKMEQQMDALHKQKSSQFKKTMDSKKTYEQKCRDKEEADQNVNRNTNTNNTKHVEKLYSKAQQAKQNSEEADRLYHQNVITVGKVRDEWLKEHVKACEMFEKQAMERINFLRNTVWTHLNQLSQQCVTSDELYEEVRKSLEQCDVQEDIEHFVNLRQTGDKPPGPVMYENFYSGQRSPTVAPPSRLPPPITRRGPLPDPNDNDTVYSTVPDAGYSVIQY; this is encoded by the exons ATGAAAAATCTTCATTTCAAGGATTTCTTCTGG AACTCTGACCTGACCTGTACTGGTGGCTACGATGCTATCATCCAGTATCTCAATGATGGCAAGAGGACATGCAAGGAGGTGGAGGACTTCATGAAGGCCAG GGCATCAATCGAAGAGAAGTATGCCAAAGATCTCCTTGGTTTGTCCAAGAAGGTGTGTGGACACAATGAAATGAA ctcattaaaacGATCCCTGGACATGTTCAAATTAC AGACTGAACATGTGAGTCTATCACACTTACAAATGgcgcagagcatgagggaggaGGCCAAGAAACTGGAAGAattcaaagaaaaacaaaaagaagcgAGGAAAAAG ATGGAACAACAGATGGATGCTCTCCACAAACAGAAGTCCTCACAGTTCAAGAAGACAATGGAT TCAAAGAAGACATATGAGCAGAAGTGCCGAGATAAAGAAGAAGCAGATCAGAACGTGAACCGAAacaccaacaccaacaacaccaagCACGTAGAGAAG CTCTATTCTAAGGCACAGCAAGCAAAACAGAATTCAGAAGAAGCAG ACAGGTTATACCATCAGAATGTGATCACAGTGGGAAAGGTTAGAGATGAATGGCTGAAGGAACATGTCAAAGCCTGTGAG ATGTTTGAGAAACAGGCAATGGAGCGAATTAACTTTCTGAGAAACACAGTCTGGACTCACCTCAACCAGCTTtcccagcagtgtgtgaccagtgATGAG ctgTATGAGGAAGTGAGGAAGTCACTGGAACAGTGTGATGTCCAGGAAGATATTGAACACTTTGTAAACCTCAGGCAGACCGGTGACAAACCACCAG GTCCAGTTATGTATGAGAACTTCTACAGTGGTCAAAGGTCTCCAACTGTAGCTCCACCTTCTCGACTGCCTCCACCAATCACCAG GAGGGGGCCATTACCTGATCCAAATGACA